A single window of Fundulus heteroclitus isolate FHET01 unplaced genomic scaffold, MU-UCD_Fhet_4.1 scaffold_41, whole genome shotgun sequence DNA harbors:
- the LOC118560260 gene encoding piggyBac transposable element-derived protein 3-like, with protein MSDFFFLCNYETCFTPILHTHTHTHTHTHTHTHTHTHTLDERLVAFRGRCPFRQYMPSKPAKYGIKIWAACDANTSYALNMQVYTGKPVGGAPEKNQGTRVVLDMAQGLRGHNITCDNFFTNYNLGQELLKRKLTMVGTVRKNRAELPAELLAIKDRAPQSSMFAFTDTTALVSYCPKKAKNVVLMSTLHKNAEISTREDQKPSMILYYNATKGGVDNLDKVTGSYSTKRMTARWPLVIFYNMIDVSAYNAFIIWTEIFPDWNVSKLYKRRIFLEELGKALVTPHIQRRQHLPRTPAAAATVREIQERTASSTPMREVAAEGKRKRKRCQVCRPSDDVKTSMTCAKCAKFICTKHSVITCHSCAV; from the exons ATGTcagactttttctttctttgcaacTATGAGACATGTTTCACCCCaatcctacacacacacacacacacacacacacacacacacacacacacacacacacacacacacacac TGGATGAAAGGCTGGTGGCATTCAGAGGTCGCTGCCCATTTAGGCAATACATGCCTTCCAAACCAGCTAAATATGGGATAAAAATCTGGGCAGCATGTGATGCAAACACCAGCTATGCATTGAACATGCAGGTTTACACTGGAAAGCCGGTTGGAGGAGCCCCAGAAAAGAATCAGGGCACAAGGGTCGTGCTCGACATGGCACAGGGTCTCAGGGGACACAACATAACCTGTGACAATTTTTTCACAAACTACAACTTGGGTCAGGAACTTCTAAAAAGAAAGCTCACAATGGTCGGAACTGTCCGAAAGAACAGGGCTGAACTCCCTGCTGAGCTGCTGGCAATCAAGGACAGGGCTCCTCAATCTTCCATGTTTGCCTTCACAGACACCACAGCCCTAGTGTCTTACTGCCCCAAAAAGGCGAAAAATGTTGTGCTCATGAGCACTCTGCACAAAAATGCGGAAATCAGCACAAGAGAGGACCAGAAACCAAGCATGATCCTTTATTACAATGCCACCAAAGGGGGGGTAGACAACTTGGACAAAGTGACAGGGTCCTACAGCACCAAACGGATGACTGCGCGCTGGCCATTGGTCATCTTTTATAACATGATCGATGTATCAGCCTACAATGCCTTTATCATCTGGACGGAGATATTTCCTGACTGGAATGTGTCAAAGCTATACAAGAGGCGCATCTTTCTCGAGGAGCTGGGGAAGGCGCTTGTGACACCGCACATCCAACGGAGGCAGCACCTGCCAAGGACCCCAGCCGCTGCAGCCACGGTGAGGGAGATCCAGGAGAGGACTGCATCAAGTACACCAATGCGTGAG gttgctgctgaggggaaaagaaagaggaagaggtGCCAGGTCTGCAGGCCATCTGACGATGTCAAGACAAGCATGACCTGCGCGAAATGTGCAAAATTCATTTGCACAAAGCACAGTGTGATAACATGTCACtcctgtgctgtgtag